TTCGTGCGGCACCTGCGCGATTCGTCGGCGATCGACCAGCGTTCCGGCGTGTCGGCGCGGTTCGCGGTGGCGGCGGCGGAGACGCTGGCCGCGGCCGCGCTGCGACGGTCGGCGCTGACCGGCGAGTATCCCGCGGTCGCCCGGCCGGTGGATCTGGAGGCCGTGCCCGCGGTGTTGCGCGGCAAGCTCGAGTTCGAGTCCGGAGAGGAAGGGCGCGAACAGGAGCACCTGACGCATCTGCTGCGCCGCTCGTTCGCCGAGACCGCGCGTGACCGGCTGGGCGGGCTGGACCTGCGGCCGCTGGTGGCGGCGGTGGCCGACGGTCACCTGGTCACCACCGGTGAGCGGGTGCCCGGTGCGGAGGTGCTCGCCGCGCTGCCCGAGCTGCCGGTGCTGCACGAGGTGGCCGACCGGCTCGGCGCGGGCACCGACGGCCCGCCCGCCCGCATCGCCTCGGCCGTCGAATTCGCTTTGGAGTCGCTGTATCTGGCGCGCGAGATCGCCAAGGACTCCGATGGCGGCACCGCCGTCTACGGCCGCTCATGACCACACCGGACCGCTACTCCTACGGCCCCTATCACGAGGGCCCCGACCCGCTCGCGCCGCCGCTGGACCTGCGCGCGGCCTTGGACGCGATCGGCCGCGAGGTGATGGAGGGCAGCTCGCCGCGCACGGCGCTCGAGGAACTGCTGCGCCGCGGCACGAACGGGCTGCGTGGGCTGGAGGACCTGACTCGCAGGCTGTGGCAGCGGCGCGCGGAGATCTCCCGGCGGCACCGGCTCGACGGCACCCTGCAACAGGTGCGGGAACTGCTGGAGGAGGCACTCGCCGCCGAGCGGCGGGCGCTGTTCCCTGACCCGTCCGACGATGCCCGCTTCGCCGAGGCCCAGCTCGACGCGCTGCCGTCGAGCACGGCCGCCGCCGTCGGGGAACTGGCCGACTACGCGTGGCGCTCGGAGACCGGCCGGGAGAACTATCAGCGCATCCGGGATCTGCTCGGCCGGGAACTGCTGGAATCGCGCTTCCAGGGCATGAAGGAGGCGTTGCGGAGCACGACGCCCGAGGATGTTGAACGGGTCCGGCGGATGATGTCGGATCTCAACGACCTGCTCGCCGCGCACGGCCGCGGCGAGGACACCGGCGAGCAGTTCGCCGACTTCATGGCCGAGCACGGCGAGTTCTTCCCCGAGAATCCGCGCGACACCGAGGAACTGGTCGACGCGCTGGCCGCGCGGGCCGCCGCCGCGCAGCGCATGATGAACTCGATGACCGACCAGCAGCGGGCGGAACTGTCCGAGCTGATCGGCCAGGCCTTCGGTGATCCCCGCCTCGCCGCGCAGATCGCCGCCCTCGACGCCAATCTCCGCGCGCTGCGTCCGGGGGAGGACTGGGAGTCGGCGCAACGCTTCCGCGGCCAGGACCCGCTCGGGCTGGGCGAGGGCGCGCAGGCGTTGCAGGATCTGGCCGAACTCGACGCGCTCGCCGAACAGCTCGCCCAGTCCTACCCCGGCGCGCGGCTCGAGGACATCGACCTCGACGCGCTGGAACGCCACCTCGGCGAGGACGCCCGCGTGGACGCGCGCAGGCTCGCCGACCTGGAACGCGAACTGCGCAGGCAGGGCATGTTCGAGCGGGCTCCCGACGGGTCGCTGCGATTGACCCCCAAGGCACTACGCCGCCTCGGTGAGGTGGCGCTGCGCGACGTGGTCGGTCAGTTGCGGGCCAAGCGCGGTGAACGCGACACCGCGCGCGCCGGCGCGGCGGGCGAGCCCACCGGCGGTTCGCGGCCGTGGCGGTTCGGCGACACCGAACCGTGGGATGTGCCGCGCACGGTGCGCAACGCGGTCCTGCGCTCGGCCTCGACCGGCAGCCGCCGGGTGCGGCTGGATGTGGCCGACGTGGAGATCATGGAGACCGAGCAGCGGTCCCGCGCGGCGGTGGCGCTGTGTGTGGACACGTCGTGGTCGATGGTGCAGGACGGGCGATGGGTGCCGATGAAGCGCACCGCGCTGGCGTTGCACCAGCTCATCAGCACCCGTTTCCGTTCGGATGCGTTGAGCCTGATCACCTTCGGGCGGGAGGCGAGCACCGTCGACATCGGTGAGCTGACCGCCTTGGACGCGGTGTGGGAGCAGGGCACCAACCTGCACCACGCGCTCCTGCTGGCCGCCCGGCACCTGCGCCGCCACCCGGACGCGGTGCCGGTGGTGCTGGTCGTCACCGACGGCGAACCCACCGCCCACCTCGAACTCGACGGCGAACCGTTCTTCTTCTGGCCGCCCGCCCCCCGCACCCTGGCGGTGACGATGGCGCAGGTCGACGCGCTGGCCAAGCTCGGCGCGTCGGTGACGGTGTTCATGCTCGGCGAGGACCCGCGGCTGGCCGCCTTCGTCGACCTGATGGCCCGGCGCAGCGGCGGCCGCGTGGTGGCCCCCGACCTCGACGGCCTCGGCGCGGCCGTGGTGCGCGACTACCTGCGCGGCCGCCGGGGGTAGCGGCCTCGCGAGTTCAGCGGCGCAGCACCTTGCGGGCCGCCCAGTTGCCGAAGAACTGGACGGCCTGCACGCCCGCGATGATGATCAGGGTGGCGACCAGGGTGACTTCCCAGTCGAACCGCTGGTAGCCGTAGACCAGGGCGAAGTCGCCGAGGCCGCCGCCGCCGACGGTGCCCGCCATCGCGGACATGTCGACGATGGCGATGACGACGAAGGTGTAACCGAGGATCAGCGGGCCGAGGGCTTCGGGGATCAGCAGGGTCAGGATGATCCGCAGCGGCCCGGCCCCGACGGCGCGCGCCGCCTCGATGACGCCGGGATCGACGGTCACCAGGTTCTGCTCCACGATGCGGGCGATGCCGAACGAGGCCGCCACGATCATCACGAAGGCCGCCGCCTCGGTGCCGATGGTGGTGCCGACCACCTCCAGGGTGATCGGGCCGAGGGCGGCGAGCAGGATGATGAACGGGATCGGGCGCACGATGTTGACCAGCACGTTGAGCACCCAGTTCACCGGCGCGTTGGCCAGCAGGCCGCCTTTGCGGGTGGTGTAGAGGGCGGTGCCGAGGGCCAGCCCGATCAGCCCGCCCACCACGAAGGTCACCAGCACCAGGTAGACGGTGGTGCCGACGGCCTCGGTGAGGATCGGGCGCAACTTGTCCCAGTCGGTCTGCATGTCTTTCCTCAGCGTTCGTCGAGGGCGGCGAGCACGGCGGCGACGGCGTCGTCGGGGCCGTCGAGGGCGAGGGTGATGCTGCCGAAGGTCTTGTCCTGCAAGGTGCTCACCCCGCCGTAGACCACCTCGAACCGCACCCCGGCCCGCGCGGCGGTGGTGAGGGCGGCGCCGATGCCGCGTTTGTCGTCGACGTCGACGGTCACCAGCCGGCCGGTGTGCAGGGCGTCGAGGCGACGCAACTCCTCGGGGGCGGGACGGTTGTGCAGGACCGTGTCGACGAAGGCGCGGGCCGGTGCCGAGCGCGGGGCGGCGAAGACGTCGAAGGTGCTCGCCAGCTCCACGATCCGCCCGTCGGCCAGCACCGCCACCCGGTCGGCGACCGCCCGGATCACGTCCATCTCGTGGGTGATCACGACGATGGTCACGCCGAGCTCGGTGTTGATCTTGCGCAGCAGGGCCAGCACCTCACCGGTGGTTTCCGGGTCGAGGGCGGAGGTCGCCTCGTCGGCGAGCAGCAGCGCGGGCGAGGTGGCCAGCGCCCTGGCGATGCCGACGCGCTGCTTCTGGCCGCCGGAGAGCTGGTCGGGGTAGCTGCGCGCCTTGTCCGAGAGTCCGACGAACTCGAGCAGCTCGGCGACGCGCGCCTTGCGTTTCGCCCGCGGCCAACCCGCCACCTTCAGCGGGTACTCGATGTTGCCCGCGGCCGTGCGCGAGCGGAACAGGTTGAACTGCTGGAAGATCATGCCGATGTCGCGGCGCAGCTGCCGCACCCGCGCCTCCGGCACGCCGGTGATGGGCGTGCCGGCGACCTCGATCGTGCCCGCGGTCGGCTTCTCCAAGCCGTTGATCAGCCGGGCGAGGGTGCTCTTGCCCGCGCCGGAATAGCCGATCACACCGAGGATTTCGCCGCGCTCGATCCGCAGGTCGATCTCGTGCAGGACGGTGTGCTCGCGCTTGCCCGTCCGGAAAACCTTGCTGACCGAGCGGAATTCGACGGCCGGTGCGTCGCTCACTGTCCGTCGCGGATGGTCTGCTGCACGCGCTGCAGGATCTGCTCCAGCTCCGCGCCGCTGCGTCGCACCTCCACCGAGGTGCCCTTCGACGACTCGGCCACCGCGGCCTGCACCTGCGGGTCGTGCCAGATCTCCACCAGCTTCTGGTAGGTGGGGTCGTCCTTGTCCTCGGCGCGGGTGACGAAGGCGTTGATGTAGGGCTCGGCGCCGGGGCTGGACGGGTCGTCCTTGAACAGCGCCGACTTCGGGTCGACGCCGGAGCGCTCCAGGAAGGTGTTGTTGATCACCGAGCCGTCCACCGAGTTCAGCGACAGTGCGGTCTGAGCGGCGTCGACCGGGGTGACCCGCACCTTCGAGGCATCGCGGTCGATGTCGGCGGGGGAGGGGGTGCGGGTGTCGGAGGACAGCTTCACCAGACCCGCGGCCTGCAGCACGAACAGGGCCCGCGCCTGGTTCGACGGATCGTTGGGCACCGCGATCTCCCCGCCCGCGGGGATGTCGGCCAGCGACGTGTGCTTCTTGGAATACAGGCCGAGCGGCACGATCTGGGTGGCGCCGATCGGGGTGAGGTCGGCGTTGTTCGCGACGTTGTACTCGCCGAGGAACTGCAGGTGCTGGAACAGGTTGACATCGATCTGCCGCTGCGACAGCGCGATGTTCGGCTGCGAGTAGTCCGAGTAGTTGGTGATCTGCAGGGTGATGCCCTGCTCGCGCGCCTTCTGTTCGAACACGTCCCACGACGGATCGCTCTCGGTGGTGCCGATGCGCACCACGTCGCCGGAGTTCGCCTCGTCGGCGCCGCAGGCCGTCAAGCCCAGTGTCGCGGCGGCAACCAAGGCGGTGACGGTCAGTACCCGAGGGAATCTCAACGCATGCTCCAAAATCGTCGTGGTGGGGGACCAGACCATGCAAGCCGGGCGTGCCAGCCGGAACGACAATTGGAATTGTGATGAGCGAAACCCTGGACAACCGGTGCTGAACCCGCCTCAGGGGTGGCGCAGGATCTTCTCCATCGGACGGCCCTTGGCGAGTTCGTCGACGAGCTTGTCGAGGTAGCGGATCTGCCGCATGAGCGGATCCTCGACCTCCTGCACCTTCACCCCGCACACCGAGCCGGTGATCAGGGCGGCGTTCGGGTTGATCGTCGCGGCGGCGAAGAAATCCGCGAAGGTCGTCCCGGCGTCCAGGTGGGCGGCGAGGGCGGCCTCGTCGAACCCGGTCAGCCACTCGATCACCTCGTGCAGTTCGGCCTTCGTGCGGCCTTTGCCCTCCACTTTGGTGACGTAGTGGGGATACACCGAGGCGAAGCTGGTGGTGAAGATCCTGTGCATGTCGCCAGTATCACACCGGTGGACGCAGAACTCCGGCCCGCGCCCGAGCGGTCGGCGTGTGGGGTACCGCCGGTTCGTTCACCCCTCGGCACGGGCCGCGTGGACGGCGGCCAGGGCCGTCGCGATGCGGGCGACGGCCGGGTCGTCGTCGTGGGCCAAGCGCCGGAGGGTGTCGGCCGCCAGGGTGCCCGGTAGTTCGGCCAGCGCTTGAGTCAATCGCACCCGGGTGTCGGAATCTGCTGTGGGAGAGTCGAGTTCGCGCACGAGTCCGGTTATGATCCGGTCCGCCCACGCGGGATCCTGCGCGAGCGCGCCGAGTCGTTCGGCCGCGTCGACGTCGTTCGGGCCGGTCACCACGGTGTCGATCAGGACCGGCACGGCGCCGGTCTCCCCGCGCGCACCGAGCGCGAGGGCGGCGTGGCGGCGGATCGCCGGGTCGTCGCTGTCGAGCGCGGCGGTGAGCGCGGCGGTCGCCTCGGCCGAGGACAGCTCGCCGAGCGCGTGCACCGCTCGCCGCCGGACCTGGGCGTCCGTCGAGCGCAGGCCGGCGGCGAGGGTGGTGACCGCGTCGCCGTCGGCGCGGGCCAGGGCCCACCGCAGCGCGCCCGCGACGTTGAGGTCGGTTTCGGTGAGCAGCGCCTCGGCGAGGAGTTCGGCGGGCAGCCCCGCGTCGTCGGCCGGGGCGAGCACCGCCTGTTGCCGGTGCGCGGCGTTCGGCGAGGTGAGGCCGCGCAGCAGCTGGACCAGGCGTAGCACGTCCTGCCAGTCGGCCGGGTCGGCGGCGTCGACCCGGCGCAACCGGTCGAGCAGTTCCTGTTCGCGGTGCAGGCGTTCCTCCGTCTTGCGGATGAGGTCGCCGACCAGGGTGGCCGGAGCGAACCCCGGGTCGTCGAGCGCGCGGGCGATCTGGCTCAGTGACAACCCGAGGGTGCGCAGCCCCTCCACGTGGAAGATCCGCCGGATGTCGGCCGGGGAGTACTCCCGGTAGCCGCCGACGGTGCGGCCCGTCGGCCGCACCAGCCCGAGGGCGTCGTAATGCCGCAGCATCCGGGCACTCACCCCCGAGCGGCGCGCGACCTCACCGATCAGCACGCGGTCACTCCTTCCGGTCCGGGCCGAGCGCGACCACCCGCTTCGCCTCCGCCACCGCGAGGTCGAATCCGGCCTCTGGATCGCGCAACAGCTGTTCGGTCGCGCGGGCATGGGCGCGCCTGTTCGCCTCGCCATTGTTCATCGCCGCGTGCAGCACCGGTTCGACCGCCGCGCCGAGCGCGACGAACGCCCGGCTCAGGCTGCGCTGCACCTCCCGGTCACCGCGGCCGAACTGGGTGGCCAGCTCGGCGGCCAAGGCCGCTTCCTGCCCCTCCGGCACGAGCACGACCGCCGCGCGCCACGCGCTGCGCGCGACCTCGTCGTCGGCGTCCTGCAGCAGCGCCCGCGTGATCGCCGGCCACACCGACTTGTCACCGATCTTGGACAGCGTGTGCAGCGCCTGACTGCGCGCCTGGGGCCGCGCGGACTCGAGCTCGGTCCGCAGTCGCGGCACGGTGCGGTCGGCGGGCAGCCGGGTCAGCGCCCAGGTGAGCATGTCGCGCACGAAGAAGTCCGGCTCCACCGCGCACCGCCGCACCAGCGTCTCCAGCAGCGCGGGGTCGGGATGCGTGCCCGCCGCCATCGCCGCCGCCAGCCGCGTGGACGAATTTCCGGCCGCCAACGCCGCCATCACCTGTGTGACCTGGGGTTTCCCGTCCGTCGGGTTCATGATCGACCACCTCCGACCCCCAGTGAAGACCTTGTCACGATGTGAAGGTCAAGCGGAGAAGTTGTGGGCTCATTCGTGTTGTGCACAACATAGTTGTGGGCTACTGTTCTTGGGGTGGGTGATGAACTGGCGCTCGATCAGCAGGTCTGCTTTCCGCTGTATGCGGCCTCGCGGGCGATGACGGCGGTGTATCGGCCCCTGCTGGAGGGGTTGGGACTGACGTATCCGCAGTACCTGGTGATGCTGGTGTTGTGGGAGCGGGACGGGCGCAGCGTGGGGGAGTTGTGTCAGGAGCTGGCGTTGGACACCGGCACCGTCTCGCCGTTGTTGAAGCGGCTGGCCGCGTCGGGGCTGGTGGAGCGGGTGCGCTCGACCGCCGACGAGCGGCGGGTGGAGATCCGGCTGACCGACCGGGGCCGGGCGCTGCGCGCGCGAGCCTGCGACATTCCCCGCGAGCTGGCCGAGGCGACCGGTATGTCGCTCGATGAACTCGCGGCGCTGCGCACGACGCTGCGCCGCCTGACGCGGGCACTCACGTCCGCCGATTCCCCGAAGGAGTAAACGATGCAGGTCCTCTACACCGCCGAAGCGTTGGCCACCGGCGACGGGCGCAACGGCCGCAGCCGCACCACCGACGGCACCATCGACCTGAAGCTGGCGGCCCCGCCCGCGCTGGGCGGCTCCGGCGAGGGCGCCAACCCCGAACAGCTCTTCGCGGCCGGGTACGCGGCCTGCTTCCATTCCGCGCTGCGGCTGGTCGGCAAGAGCGAGGGCGCGAACATCGACGACTCGGCGGTCGGCGCGAAGGTCGGCATCGGCCCGAACGAGGCGGGCGGCTTCCAGCTGGCCGTCACGCTCGAGGTGTCGCTGCCGCACCTGAGTGCCGAGCAGGCGCAGGCCCTGGCCGACAAGGCGCATCAGGTCTGCCCGTACTCCAACGCCGTGCGCGGCAACATCGACGTGACCGTGCAGGTCGCCGAGGACTGATCGGTCCCGCGTCGGGCGGGTGTCTCCCCGGTGGAGATGCCCGCCTTTTCATTTCTCGCCGGTTGAATCGTTTATGCATCGTTTTGCGGGTAGTCTGCTCGTATCGCACTTCAACCGAGAGAGGTGATCGCCGTGCGTGAGGCGTTCGAGATGATCTTCCAGCTCGTTCACGACCCGCTCGTTCAGCTGTACTACCTGCTGGACAACGCGCTGCCGCGGTAACGCGGGCAGCCGTCGGGGCGGTCGGCCGAGTCCGGCCGCCTCGGCATTTTCGATGCGAGACCGATGCGAGAACTGGAGTCCGACATGGCGGGCGAGACGATGATCGACCGGCCGGTGCATACCGAGGCGCCTCCGGTGCCCGAGCATCCGGCCGCGTGGTGCACCCGGATGCGCGACGACACCGCGCGCGTGCTCGACGATTTCGTGCGCGCGCGCCGCCGCGAGCACCTGGGCGCGCCAGAAACCGCCGTGCTGGGACAGGTGATCGGCGACTTCGTCGCGGGCGGCAAGTACCTGCGTTCGGCGCTGCACCTGGCGGGCTGGTCGACCGTGGCGCCGGTCGGCGCGGCCGCGATCCGCGCGGCGGCGAGCGCGGAACTGCTGCACTGCTTCGCGCTCATGCAGGACGACGTGATGGACGAGTCCGCGCGGCGGCGCGGCCGGCCCGCAGCGCACGTCCGGTTCGCGCAGTGGCATGCGCGGCAAGGACTTTCGGGATCGTCGGACCGCTTCGGCGAGTCCGCGGCGACGCTGGCGGCCGACCTGTGCCTGGTGTGGGCCGAGCAGCTGCTGCGCGAGAGCGGGGTGGACGCCGCCGCACTGGCCAGGGCGTTGCCCCGCTACGACGCCATGCGCAGCGAACTGGCGGTCGGGCAGTTCCGCGACCTGGTGAACGACGCGCGGCGGCGGCCGGCACTGGCCGACGTGCTGGCGGTGGCGCGGGCGAAGTCGGGGCACTACACCGTGCGCCGACCGCTGGAGCTGGGGGCGGAGCTGGCCGGGGCACCGCCGGCGGTGCTCGCGGCGCTCGGCCGGTACGGGGTCGCCATCGGGGAGGCGTTCCAGGTGCGCGACGACCTGCTCGGCGTCTTCGGCGATCCGGGCGCGACCGGCAAGCCGGTCGGGGCGGACCTGCGCAACGGCAAGGCCACCACCGTGGTGGTGCTGGCCCGCGAATACGCCGACGGCGTGACGCGGCGGGAGCTGGCACGGCTGGCCGAACTGCCGGAACTCGGTGCCGAGGAGATCGCCCGGTACGTGCGGGTGATCGCGGAGACCGGCGCGCCACGGCGGCTCGAACTGCTGATCGCGCACCGGCTGCGCGAAGGGCTCGCCGCGATCGCCGGGCTAGAGCCGGGCGCCCGCGCGGTGCTCACCCATCTCGCCCACGCGTGCACCGACCGGTCGCGCTGACATCTCGGAGGAGGATTCGATGCGCACCGTGCGCGGGAGAACAGATCGCGTGGTCGTGATCGGGGCAGGGCTGGCGGGGCTGTCGGCGGCACTGCACCTGGCCGGGCGTGGCCGGGAGGTCGTCGTGCTCGAACGCGCGGCGGTGCCCGGCGGACGCGCCGGACGGCTCGACGTCGGCGGCTACCGGCTCGACACCGGGCCGACCGTGCTGACCATGCCCGACATCCTCGAGCAGACCTTCGCGGCCGTCGGCGACACCCTCGGCGACCGCCTCGACCTGCGGCCCCTGCACCCGGCCTACGACGCGCGCTTCGCCGACGGCACCCGGTTGGCCGTGCACAGCGAGCCCGACGCGATGTATGCGGAGGTGCGGCGGTTCGCGGGTGCGGCGGAGGCGGATCGCTATCTGCGGCTGCGAAACTGGCTGGGCAGGCTGTATCGCGCGCAGTACGAACGGTTCATCGCGGCCAACCTGGATTCCCCGCTCTCGGCGGTGACGCCCGCGCTCGCCCGGGTGGTCGCGCTCGGCGGATTCCGCTCGGTCGAGACGAAGATCGCGCAGATGTTGCGCGACGAACGGCTGCGGCGGGTGTTCAGTTTCCAGTCGCTGTACGCGGGCGTGGCGCCGCAGCGCGCGCTGGCGGTGTACGCGGTGATCGCCTACATGGACACCGTTGCGGGAGTGTACTTTCCGCGCGGCGGAGTGCGGGCGCTGCCGGACGCGCTGGCCGCGGCCGCGGTGGACGCCGGGGTGGACCTGCGTTACGACGCGGCGGTGACGGCGTTCGAGCGCACCGGCGCACGGGTCACCGCGGTCCGGACGGCCGCGGGGGAGCGGCTGGCCTGCGACGCGGTGGTCGCCACGACCGAACCGCACCTCACCTACCGCCTGCTCGGTGCGGCGCCGCGCCGGGTGGTTCCGCTGCGGGCAGCGCCCTCGGCGGCGATCGTGCACGTCGGGTTGCCGGCCGGAGCCGACATCGGCCACCACACGATCGGGTTCGGGGCGGCCTGGCGGCGAACCTTCGACGAACTCATCACCGAAGGGCGCACCATGAGCGACCCGTCCCTGCTCATCACCCGGCCCACCGCCACCGATCCCGGTCTCGCCCCACCCGGCCGCGATCTGGTCTCGGTGCTGGCGCCGGTGCCGAACCTCGCCGTGCACCGGGATGGTTCGGTCCTGGACTGGGACGCCGACGGGGAGCGGTATCTGCGCGAGGTCCTCGCGGTCGCCGCCGCACGGGTCCATCCGGGCCTGGCCGACGCGCAGATCCTGGCGACGATCACTCCCGCCGACTGGGCGCGCGCGGACATGTTCGCGGGCACCCCGTTCAGCTATGCCCACACGCTCACCCAGACCGGCCCGTTCCGGCCGGGCAACTTCCCCCGCGCCTTCGACAACGTGGTGCTCGCCGGTTCGGGCACGACCCCCGGCGTCGGCGTGCCGACCGCCCTGATCTCCGGGCAACTGGCCGCGGACCGGATCACCGGCGTGGTACGGGGGACCGCTCGGGTGCGAGCGACGGGAGCCCGCCATGACGCGGCGTGAACTCGATGCCGCGGGCATCACCGACCCCGCCCTGCGCCACGCCTACACCCGGTGCCGCGCGCTGAACGCCGCGCACGGGCGCACCTATTTCCTGGCGACCCGGTTGCTGCCGCCGGACCGGCGGCCCGCGGTGCATGCGCTCTACGGTTTCGCGCGGCATGTGGACGACCTGGTCGATCTGCCCGATCGGGACGCGCCCGGTTCCGGCCTCGCCGCGGACGCGCGCATCCGTGCCCACATCGACACGGCCGAGCGGGAACTCACCGCCGCGCTCGCCCGATCGGTGCGCGTTCAATCGGTATCCGCTCAGCTGGCCGGGCCCGGCCAACCCGTCGTGCCCGCTCAGCCGATCGGGCCCGGCCAACCCGTCGCGCCCGCCCAGTCGGCCGCGCCCGCCCAACCGGCGCCCGCTCAGCCGGTCGTGACCGCACTGGCCGACACCGTGCGCCGCCACCGTATCGACCCCGCGCTGTTCGCGGCCTTCCTGACGTCCATGCGCATGGACCTGGAGGTCCGCGACTACCCGACCCGCGCCGCCCTCCAGCGCTACACCTACGGGTCGGCTCAGGTGATCGGCCTGCAACTGCTGCCGGTCCTCGGCACCGTCACCGACACCGCCGTGGCGGCTCCGTTCGCCGCCGCGCTCGGCGACGCCTTCCAGCTCACCAACTTCCTGCGCGACGTCGCCGAAGACCTCGACCGTGGCCGCGTCTATCTGCCCGCCGACGAACTCGCCGCGCACGGTGTCGACCGGGATCGCCTGGCCTGGTGCCGCACCCGCGGCCGCCCCGACGCGGCGGTCCGTGCCGCCCTCACCGACCA
This sequence is a window from Nocardia farcinica. Protein-coding genes within it:
- the crtI gene encoding phytoene desaturase family protein: MRTVRGRTDRVVVIGAGLAGLSAALHLAGRGREVVVLERAAVPGGRAGRLDVGGYRLDTGPTVLTMPDILEQTFAAVGDTLGDRLDLRPLHPAYDARFADGTRLAVHSEPDAMYAEVRRFAGAAEADRYLRLRNWLGRLYRAQYERFIAANLDSPLSAVTPALARVVALGGFRSVETKIAQMLRDERLRRVFSFQSLYAGVAPQRALAVYAVIAYMDTVAGVYFPRGGVRALPDALAAAAVDAGVDLRYDAAVTAFERTGARVTAVRTAAGERLACDAVVATTEPHLTYRLLGAAPRRVVPLRAAPSAAIVHVGLPAGADIGHHTIGFGAAWRRTFDELITEGRTMSDPSLLITRPTATDPGLAPPGRDLVSVLAPVPNLAVHRDGSVLDWDADGERYLREVLAVAAARVHPGLADAQILATITPADWARADMFAGTPFSYAHTLTQTGPFRPGNFPRAFDNVVLAGSGTTPGVGVPTALISGQLAADRITGVVRGTARVRATGARHDAA
- a CDS encoding phytoene/squalene synthase family protein → MTRRELDAAGITDPALRHAYTRCRALNAAHGRTYFLATRLLPPDRRPAVHALYGFARHVDDLVDLPDRDAPGSGLAADARIRAHIDTAERELTAALARSVRVQSVSAQLAGPGQPVVPAQPIGPGQPVAPAQSAAPAQPAPAQPVVTALADTVRRHRIDPALFAAFLTSMRMDLEVRDYPTRAALQRYTYGSAQVIGLQLLPVLGTVTDTAVAAPFAAALGDAFQLTNFLRDVAEDLDRGRVYLPADELAAHGVDRDRLAWCRTRGRPDAAVRAALTDQIAMTRAVYRTAEPGIALLDPMARPCVATAFRLYAAILDRIEAADHNVFATRATVGRTRKLGVALPALTRAWWSRRPTPRHTAPPRAQH